In the Populus trichocarpa isolate Nisqually-1 chromosome 1, P.trichocarpa_v4.1, whole genome shotgun sequence genome, one interval contains:
- the LOC18095625 gene encoding NAC transcription factor 56: MERTDSSTGGAGGGGGGGGGRGSQQPNLPPGFRFHPTDEELVVHYLKKKTTSAPLPVAIIAEVDLYKFDPWELPAKATFGEQEWYFFSPRDRKYPNGARPNRAATSGYWKATGTDKPVLSSGGTQKVGVKKALVFYGGKPPKGIKTNWIMHEYRLADNKVNNKPPGCDLGNKKNSLRLDDWVLCRIYKKNNTQRPMDHDKDDSMDDVLGSIPPSISVGSHQNGTLHLAKGTNFGALLDNDHNLFEGIISSSDGIRSSSSSLSHMASSVTKRDLLMLPPKRTLPSLYWTGEDMVGPSSSKRFQGGINGDEIVVRTDGNSSVATLLGELPQTPQLHQQTMLGSMADGIFRSPYQIPSMNWYS, translated from the exons ATGGAAAGAACTGATTCCTCCACAGGAGGTGCGGGcggtggtggtggcggtggcggtggccGCGGCTCGCAACAACCAAACCTTCCACCGGGGTTCCGGTTCCACCCCACTGATGAAGAGCTAGTGGTTCACTACCTCAAGAAAAAGACCACTTCTGCCCCTCTCCCTGTGGCGATTATCGCAGAAGTTGATCTTTACAAGTTTGATCCATGGGAATTACCAG CTAAGGCCACTTTTGGTGAACAAGAGTGGTACTTTTTTAGTCCGAGAGACCGGAAGTACCCGAATGGAGCTAGGCCAAACAGGGCAGCAACTTCAGGGTATTGGAAGGCTACAGGAACTGATAAGCCAGTATTATCTTCAGGAGGTACACAAAAGGTTGGGGTTAAGAAAGCACTAGTCTTCTATGGTGGTAAACCTCCTAAAGGGATCAAAACCAATTGGATCATGCATGAATACCGGTTAGCTGATAACAAAGTGAATAACAAGCCACCAGGATGTGACTTGGGAAACAAGAAAAACTCTTTAAGG CTTGATGATTGGGTGTTATGTCGGATATACAAGAAAAACAACACGCAGAGACCAATGGATCATGATAAAGATGATTCCATGGATGATGTGCTTGGATCAATACCGCCTTCGATATCAGTTGGAAGCCATCAGAATGGAACACTGCATCTTGCAAAAGGAACAAACTTTGGGGCATTGCTTGACAATGACCACAATTTATTCGAAGGAATAATCAGCAGCAGTGATGGTATCAGAAGCAGCAGCTCTTCTTTGTCTCACATGGCCTCTTCAGTAACCAAGCGAGACCTACTTATGCTTCCACCCAAAAGAACACTCCCATCACTATATTGGACCGGCGAGGACATGGTTGGCCCTTCATCAAGTAAGAGATTTCAAGGGGGTATTAATGGTGATGAAATTGTTGTGAGGACCGATGGGAATAGTTCCGTAGCTACCCTGCTCGGTGAACTTCCACAGACACCTCAATTGCACCAACAGACAATGTTGGGATCTATGGCAGATGGGATTTTTAGGTCACCATATCAAATTCCAAGCATGAATTGGTactcttaa